A DNA window from Cognatiyoonia koreensis contains the following coding sequences:
- a CDS encoding response regulator transcription factor — MSKIALVDDDRNILTSVSMTLEAEGFEVETYNDGQSALDAFNKRMPDMAVLDIKMPRMDGMDLLQRLRQKTSMPVIFLTSKDDEIDEVLGLRMGADDYVKKPFSQRLLVERIRALLRRQDVISGDVVEETEETKIMVRGELTMDPLRHAVKWKGRDVSLTVTEFLLLQALAQRPGFVKSRDQLMDVAYDDQVYVDDRTIDSHIKRLRKKMRSADDEFSAIETLYGIGYRYNEE, encoded by the coding sequence ATGTCAAAAATTGCACTGGTGGACGACGACAGGAACATCCTGACGTCTGTGTCCATGACTCTTGAAGCAGAAGGCTTCGAAGTCGAAACATACAACGATGGTCAGTCCGCCTTGGATGCGTTCAATAAACGCATGCCCGATATGGCTGTCCTCGATATCAAGATGCCCCGCATGGATGGCATGGATCTACTGCAACGGCTGCGCCAGAAAACATCCATGCCGGTCATCTTCCTGACCTCCAAGGATGATGAAATCGACGAAGTACTCGGTCTGCGCATGGGTGCGGACGATTACGTCAAGAAACCATTTTCCCAGCGCCTTCTCGTGGAACGTATTCGTGCGCTGTTGCGCCGTCAGGACGTGATCAGCGGCGATGTGGTCGAAGAAACCGAAGAAACCAAGATCATGGTGCGCGGCGAACTGACGATGGACCCGCTGCGCCACGCGGTGAAATGGAAAGGTCGGGACGTATCGCTGACCGTCACCGAATTCCTTCTTTTGCAGGCGCTCGCACAGCGCCCCGGCTTCGTAAAATCGCGCGACCAGCTGATGGATGTCGCCTATGATGATCAGGTCTATGTCGATGACCGGACCATTGACAGCCACATCAAGCGGTTGCGCAAAAAGATGCGCTCGGCGGACGATGAATTTTCCGCGATCGAGACGCTTTACGGGATCGGTTACCGCTACAACGAAGAATAG
- a CDS encoding phosphoenolpyruvate carboxykinase, with translation MDQGQVNPQMKLEDQGIKGLGYVYYNLSEAALQEAAIAAGEGVEGQGGTFLVTTGKHTGRSPKDKFVVVTPETKNTIWWENNPPMDPAAFDTLHADMLAHMQGGTYHVQDLFGGADPAHRLDVRVVTELAWHGLFIRHLLRRPEASELDTFAPDWTIINCPSFKADPAKHGCRSDTVIALNFAKKLILIGGTEYAGENKKSVFTLLNYLLPEKGIMPMHCSANHAPGNPVDTAVFFGLSGTGKTTLSADPSRTLIGDDEHGWSDRGTFNFEGGCYAKTIGLDPKAEPEIYATCSMPHTVIENMVFDPETKELDFEDDSLTANMRCAYPLNYISNASESALGGHPKNIIMLTCDAFGVLPPISRLTPAQAMYHFLSGFTSKVAGTERGVTEPEPTFSTCFGAPFMPRRPEVYGNLLRKKIASHGATCWLVNTGWTGGAYGTGSRMPIKATRALLAAALDGTLVENQFRKDPNFGFEVPVTCDGVDDQLLNPRDTWADKDAYDAQAAKLVEMFSNNFEKYVPFIDADVKAAAIG, from the coding sequence ATGGACCAAGGACAGGTCAACCCACAGATGAAACTTGAAGATCAAGGCATCAAAGGGCTGGGTTACGTCTATTACAACCTGTCCGAAGCCGCGCTGCAGGAGGCCGCGATTGCTGCTGGTGAAGGTGTCGAAGGTCAGGGTGGCACCTTTCTTGTCACAACCGGAAAACATACCGGCCGGTCGCCCAAGGACAAATTCGTCGTCGTGACGCCGGAAACGAAGAATACAATCTGGTGGGAAAACAATCCCCCGATGGATCCGGCAGCGTTTGACACGCTGCACGCGGACATGCTCGCCCACATGCAGGGCGGTACCTATCATGTGCAGGACCTTTTCGGCGGGGCCGACCCTGCTCACCGTCTTGATGTGCGCGTCGTTACCGAACTTGCCTGGCACGGGCTGTTCATCCGCCACCTGCTGCGCCGCCCCGAAGCGTCTGAGCTTGATACGTTTGCCCCTGACTGGACGATTATCAACTGCCCGTCCTTCAAGGCGGACCCGGCAAAGCACGGCTGCCGCAGCGATACGGTCATTGCGCTGAATTTCGCCAAGAAGCTTATCCTGATCGGCGGCACGGAATACGCAGGCGAGAACAAGAAATCCGTCTTTACCCTGTTGAATTACCTGCTGCCGGAAAAGGGCATCATGCCGATGCATTGTTCGGCCAACCACGCACCGGGCAACCCTGTCGATACGGCTGTCTTCTTTGGCCTTTCCGGCACGGGCAAGACGACGCTATCCGCCGATCCGTCGCGCACCCTGATTGGTGACGACGAACATGGCTGGTCCGACCGTGGCACCTTCAATTTTGAAGGCGGGTGTTATGCCAAGACCATCGGGTTGGACCCGAAGGCAGAGCCGGAAATCTACGCGACCTGTTCCATGCCCCATACGGTCATTGAAAACATGGTCTTTGATCCCGAAACCAAGGAACTGGATTTCGAAGATGACAGCCTGACGGCCAACATGCGCTGCGCCTACCCGCTGAATTACATCAGCAATGCATCCGAAAGCGCGCTTGGCGGCCATCCAAAGAACATCATCATGCTGACGTGCGATGCCTTCGGCGTGTTGCCCCCGATTTCACGCCTGACACCCGCGCAGGCGATGTATCACTTCCTGTCAGGCTTTACGTCCAAGGTCGCGGGCACCGAGCGCGGTGTAACGGAACCGGAACCCACGTTTTCCACGTGTTTCGGTGCGCCGTTCATGCCGCGCCGCCCGGAGGTTTATGGCAACCTGCTGCGCAAGAAGATCGCATCGCACGGGGCGACCTGCTGGCTGGTGAACACCGGTTGGACGGGCGGGGCCTATGGCACCGGGTCGCGGATGCCGATCAAGGCGACCCGCGCCCTGCTGGCCGCAGCGCTGGACGGCACGCTTGTCGAAAACCAGTTCCGCAAGGATCCAAATTTTGGATTCGAAGTGCCGGTGACTTGCGACGGCGTCGACGATCAGCTGCTGAACCCACGCGATACATGGGCGGACAAGGACGCCTATGACGCACAGGCCGCGAAACTGGTCGAGATGTTTTCGAACAACTTTGAAAAATACGTCCCCTTCATCGACGCGGACGTCAAGGCCGCGGCCATCGGTTAA
- a CDS encoding DUF3859 domain-containing protein: MRYLIPFLLLATPLLAQDKTGPAIAALESGVICPPESTGTRPAPDTVAGITNVIVDEPPFVSTVNKVPAVMGIGFGVKAMSESAFGIDNVTMTITHPPMGDGRAKSQSFQTSISGVDSSITFYQFDYEYELLPGTWTMTATDGDEVLYTTSFQVVPPNQVPELAAICNFEELLS, from the coding sequence ATGCGATATCTCATTCCATTCCTTCTGTTGGCCACCCCTCTTTTGGCACAGGACAAGACAGGTCCCGCGATCGCCGCGCTTGAAAGTGGCGTGATCTGCCCGCCCGAAAGCACAGGCACCCGCCCTGCCCCCGATACGGTTGCGGGCATCACGAATGTCATCGTTGACGAGCCACCTTTCGTGTCGACCGTGAACAAGGTTCCTGCGGTCATGGGGATCGGTTTCGGGGTCAAGGCGATGTCGGAATCCGCGTTCGGTATCGATAACGTAACCATGACAATTACCCACCCGCCAATGGGCGATGGTCGAGCGAAATCGCAATCGTTCCAGACCAGCATCAGTGGTGTCGACAGTTCGATTACCTTCTACCAGTTCGACTATGAATACGAGCTGCTGCCTGGAACGTGGACGATGACGGCGACCGACGGTGACGAGGTGCTTTACACCACGTCATTTCAGGTTGTGCCGCCAAATCAGGTGCCCGAGCTGGCGGCAATCTGCAATTTCGAGGAACTGCTGTCCTGA
- a CDS encoding META domain-containing protein has protein sequence MKRYVLLFALAACGPDETISAFGSGDDYVLRELNGAPVNTQITLNISDTGQISGQAPCNSYTANQLVPYPWFEIGPVMATRRACPELALESRYFETLAAMTLAEISGPVLILSNDADDSLVFQSP, from the coding sequence ATGAAACGCTATGTCCTTCTGTTTGCGCTTGCCGCATGTGGACCGGACGAAACCATTTCGGCCTTTGGCAGCGGCGATGATTACGTTCTGCGCGAATTGAACGGTGCTCCGGTAAATACGCAGATCACATTGAACATCAGCGATACCGGACAGATCAGTGGGCAAGCGCCCTGCAATTCCTACACAGCGAACCAGCTTGTTCCCTATCCGTGGTTTGAAATCGGACCGGTCATGGCGACACGACGGGCCTGCCCGGAACTTGCGCTTGAATCCCGCTATTTCGAAACGCTTGCTGCGATGACGCTGGCCGAGATCAGCGGCCCCGTTCTGATCCTGTCCAACGACGCCGACGACAGTCTGGTCTTTCAGTCGCCTTGA
- the era gene encoding GTPase Era, with product MSDTRAGFIALIGEPNAGKSTLLNRMVGAKVSIVTHKVQTTRARIRGVAMEGQSQLVFVDTPGLFQPRRRLDRAMVAAAWGGAADADVVVLMIEAHRGMSDGVKAILDGLGDLGDRRIALAINKIDKVKSETLLALTQAMNEAFAFEKTFMISAEKGHGCDTLRAWLAQAVPLGPWLYPEDQLSDLPMRMIAAEMTREKLTLRLHQELPYQLTVETENWEERKDGSCKIDQLVYVMRDGHKGIVLGNKGETIKAVGQAARAELEEFLGRKVHLFLQVKVRPNWLEESERYDEMGLNFKDGNS from the coding sequence ATGAGCGACACACGCGCAGGTTTCATCGCTCTTATCGGAGAGCCGAACGCAGGCAAATCAACGCTGCTGAATCGCATGGTCGGGGCCAAGGTGTCAATCGTGACGCATAAGGTGCAGACCACGCGGGCGCGCATCAGGGGTGTGGCGATGGAAGGGCAGTCGCAGCTGGTCTTTGTCGATACGCCGGGACTGTTCCAGCCACGCCGCAGACTCGACAGGGCGATGGTCGCTGCTGCATGGGGCGGGGCTGCAGATGCTGACGTGGTCGTCCTGATGATCGAGGCGCATCGCGGCATGTCCGATGGCGTCAAAGCCATTCTGGATGGGCTTGGCGATCTGGGCGACCGCCGGATCGCACTTGCGATCAACAAGATCGACAAGGTCAAGTCAGAGACGCTACTGGCGCTCACGCAAGCCATGAACGAGGCGTTCGCTTTTGAGAAGACCTTCATGATTTCCGCGGAAAAAGGGCACGGGTGCGATACTTTGCGCGCGTGGCTCGCGCAAGCGGTGCCACTTGGTCCCTGGCTCTACCCAGAGGATCAGCTGTCCGATTTGCCCATGCGCATGATCGCCGCCGAAATGACCCGCGAAAAACTGACGCTGCGACTGCATCAGGAATTGCCCTATCAGCTGACAGTCGAAACCGAAAACTGGGAAGAACGCAAAGACGGGTCCTGCAAGATCGACCAGCTGGTCTATGTCATGCGCGATGGGCACAAGGGAATCGTGCTGGGCAACAAGGGCGAAACGATCAAGGCTGTCGGGCAGGCTGCGCGCGCGGAACTCGAAGAGTTTCTGGGCCGCAAGGTCCATCTGTTTCTGCAGGTCAAGGTCCGTCCGAACTGGTTGGAAGAATCCGAACGCTATGACGAGATGGGGCTGAACTTCAAGGACGGCAATTCGTGA
- the rnc gene encoding ribonuclease III, whose amino-acid sequence MKLSADLAAFQTRLGHIFAKPDYLVRAVTHSSMTSAHRDDNQRLEFLGDRVLGLVMAEALLQADPNAPEGLLAPRYNALVRREACADVARQIDLGAVLKLGRSEMKSGGRRKEALLADAMEAVIAAIYQDGGYDIARKAILRLWGDRIGNVADDARDPKTALQEWAQARGEQPPAYVEIAREGPDHQPVFTIEARLESGQCEQATAGSKRHAEQAAAKALLEKVNS is encoded by the coding sequence GTGAAGCTGTCAGCCGATCTTGCCGCGTTCCAGACCCGGCTCGGGCATATCTTTGCCAAGCCAGATTACCTTGTGCGGGCCGTGACGCATTCGTCCATGACCTCGGCACACCGCGACGATAACCAGCGGCTGGAATTTCTGGGTGACAGGGTGCTCGGGCTGGTCATGGCCGAAGCCTTGCTGCAAGCCGACCCGAACGCGCCCGAAGGGCTGCTGGCCCCGCGCTACAACGCGCTTGTGCGCCGCGAGGCCTGCGCTGACGTGGCGCGCCAGATCGACCTGGGGGCGGTGCTGAAACTGGGCCGGTCGGAAATGAAATCAGGCGGGCGGCGCAAGGAAGCCCTGCTTGCTGACGCGATGGAAGCAGTCATCGCGGCAATCTATCAGGACGGCGGGTACGATATCGCCCGCAAGGCGATTTTGCGGCTGTGGGGCGACCGGATCGGCAATGTCGCTGATGATGCGCGCGATCCGAAGACGGCGTTGCAGGAATGGGCGCAGGCCCGTGGCGAACAGCCGCCCGCCTATGTCGAAATAGCGCGCGAAGGTCCGGATCACCAACCGGTCTTCACGATCGAGGCCCGTCTTGAATCCGGGCAGTGCGAACAGGCGACAGCCGGGTCCAAACGTCATGCAGAACAGGCGGCAGCGAAAGCGCTGCTGGAAAAGGTAAATTCATGA
- a CDS encoding DUF1491 family protein — protein MRLTAGIWVSAYLKRLSLLNIPAFIVAKGDATAGAVLIKLNTLDGQACCFQRSFDVMTGERKWVVLSDGAEGDVDASVAKQRSFDPDLWVIEVEDRAGRHLLDEPGLA, from the coding sequence GTGAGGCTCACTGCAGGGATATGGGTCTCTGCTTACCTCAAACGGTTAAGCCTGCTGAACATCCCGGCCTTCATCGTCGCCAAGGGTGATGCCACGGCGGGCGCGGTGCTGATCAAACTCAACACACTTGACGGGCAGGCCTGCTGCTTCCAGCGATCATTCGATGTGATGACCGGAGAGCGCAAATGGGTCGTTCTGTCTGACGGGGCGGAGGGGGACGTCGATGCCTCCGTCGCCAAACAGCGGTCCTTTGATCCCGACCTCTGGGTGATCGAGGTGGAAGACCGCGCAGGGCGGCACTTGCTCGACGAACCCGGTCTCGCGTGA
- the recO gene encoding DNA repair protein RecO produces the protein MIEWRDEGAVLAARPLGETSVILDVFTPTMGRHTGVVRGGTSRKHAPVLQPGAQVSVAWKARLNEHLGTFTIEPVRSRAAQAMGDRLALAGLNAVCALLSAVLPEREAHGALYTQTISLLDLLGQSEVWPLAYLRWEQNLLEEMGFGMDLSACAVRGVNEDLAFVSPKSGRAVSREAAGDWADRLLLLPPVLAGKGDATASEIVKALATTGFFVEKRLMRAMGDRPVPAARQRLLDVIARQGD, from the coding sequence ATGATTGAATGGCGCGACGAAGGGGCGGTTCTGGCGGCGCGGCCACTCGGCGAAACGTCCGTTATTCTGGACGTCTTCACACCGACCATGGGGCGGCATACCGGCGTGGTCCGTGGCGGCACGTCGCGCAAGCATGCGCCCGTTCTTCAACCCGGTGCGCAAGTTTCGGTCGCATGGAAGGCCCGTCTGAACGAACACCTCGGCACCTTTACCATTGAACCCGTCCGCAGCCGCGCGGCACAGGCGATGGGGGACCGCCTCGCGCTCGCTGGGTTGAATGCCGTCTGCGCCTTGCTGTCTGCGGTTCTGCCTGAACGGGAGGCGCATGGCGCACTCTACACGCAAACGATCAGCCTTCTTGACCTGCTCGGGCAATCCGAGGTCTGGCCACTGGCCTACTTGCGCTGGGAACAGAACTTGCTTGAAGAAATGGGCTTTGGCATGGATTTGTCAGCCTGTGCCGTCAGGGGCGTGAACGAAGATCTTGCTTTTGTGTCGCCGAAATCGGGCCGCGCCGTCAGTCGTGAAGCGGCGGGTGACTGGGCGGACCGCTTGTTGCTTTTGCCGCCCGTGTTGGCGGGGAAAGGTGATGCAACCGCGTCCGAAATCGTCAAAGCGCTCGCCACGACAGGCTTCTTTGTGGAAAAGCGGCTGATGCGTGCAATGGGTGATCGCCCGGTTCCGGCAGCGCGCCAGCGCTTGCTCGACGTGATCGCGCGTCAAGGCGACTGA
- a CDS encoding NAD-dependent epimerase/dehydratase family protein, with product MKTILLTGITGFIAKRIAVDLLNAGYFVRGSMRSTKRVQEVNAAVAPHLDDPGLLTRLSFCELDLMKDKGWSDAVRGVDAVLHTASPFPGGVPKNEDDVVRPAVDGVLRALRAAQAAGVTRFVMTSSVVAIQHKDVAPGEELTPDDWSKVGHKSMGPYAKSKTLAEQAAWDFVKDHPEMQLTAINPGLVVGTPMDGNYGTSLSLIGQFLTGKLPLVPNFPLAIVDIADVSRAHVNALTAPGSVGKRFILADRYMMAPDVVEILRTKYADRNLPKRTAPKFMVWLMSLFDAQAKQILPIVDMNLSADNQATTDVLGITFTPASEAILAAADAVVRYEDV from the coding sequence ATGAAAACCATCCTGCTGACAGGCATAACCGGATTTATCGCAAAACGCATCGCGGTGGACCTGCTGAACGCGGGCTATTTCGTGCGGGGATCGATGCGGTCGACCAAGCGGGTGCAAGAGGTGAACGCCGCAGTCGCCCCGCATCTGGACGATCCGGGCCTGCTGACACGTCTGAGTTTCTGTGAACTTGATCTGATGAAAGACAAAGGCTGGTCGGACGCTGTCCGCGGCGTAGATGCAGTATTGCACACCGCCTCGCCCTTTCCCGGCGGCGTGCCCAAGAATGAAGACGATGTCGTGCGTCCGGCAGTCGATGGCGTGCTGCGTGCGCTCAGGGCTGCACAGGCGGCCGGGGTGACGCGCTTTGTCATGACATCGTCCGTGGTGGCCATACAGCACAAGGACGTGGCACCCGGGGAGGAATTGACCCCCGACGACTGGTCAAAGGTCGGCCACAAGTCGATGGGACCTTACGCAAAGTCCAAAACGCTTGCCGAACAGGCAGCATGGGATTTCGTCAAGGACCACCCTGAAATGCAGCTGACCGCGATCAATCCCGGGTTGGTCGTGGGTACGCCGATGGATGGCAACTATGGCACATCGCTATCGCTGATCGGGCAGTTCCTGACTGGCAAGTTGCCATTGGTGCCGAATTTTCCGCTGGCCATCGTCGATATCGCAGATGTGTCGCGCGCGCATGTGAACGCGTTGACGGCCCCCGGAAGTGTCGGAAAGCGATTTATCCTCGCAGATCGTTACATGATGGCACCGGACGTCGTAGAGATCCTCCGTACGAAATACGCCGATCGCAATCTGCCCAAACGGACGGCCCCGAAATTCATGGTCTGGCTGATGTCGCTGTTTGATGCGCAGGCCAAGCAGATCCTGCCCATCGTCGACATGAACCTGTCAGCCGACAATCAAGCGACCACGGACGTTCTGGGCATCACGTTCACGCCAGCATCCGAAGCCATCCTAGCCGCCGCAGATGCCGTTGTGAGATACGAAGACGTATGA
- a CDS encoding sensor histidine kinase translates to MSDSTAIDVRDLKSVRRAADASAPDVVLGDDWVSPQAAGEQELFDKRRSRGLLTLRKSPIARKIITFNLIAMILMIAGVLYLNPSRDNLAFQRANGLVNEAELIADVLEARMPLTAPVNMVTGDGIDVLGTLLEMDLRGGIEVSVFDPNAILVATATGASGGSSIDGLNRNEGGTFITDILSSAWSSLLSVVGADSAVNGAGLQPRLNPEDILSVVENGTKVQSLNSASGTTFVVATPIRQGTNTVGVVAISSAAGELDRLVRHEREQVLRLFIVGILVSVGLSLVLASTIANPLADLSAAAELGRDKNARKMSPTKVRIPDLTARPDEIGRLSGALRGMVQALYERIEGNEQFAADVAHEIKNPLASLRSAVGTMRVAKREDQREKMLEVIEHDVRRLDRLVSDISNASRLDSELVKEEEESFNLLKMLQNINEFLGKEAESKGIDYIADLPSEPIHVMGLEGRLAQVFVNLITNAISFCEDGDAIRVWARRRENRVLIVVEDTGPGIPNEALQKVFKRFYSERPEQQFGNNSGLGLAISKQIVEAHGGVIWAENIRPTEADMTSEPLGARFVVGLPV, encoded by the coding sequence ATGAGCGATTCAACAGCCATTGATGTACGCGACCTGAAATCGGTGCGCCGGGCGGCAGACGCCTCGGCGCCCGACGTCGTTTTGGGTGATGACTGGGTGTCGCCGCAGGCGGCAGGCGAACAGGAACTGTTCGACAAGCGCCGCAGCCGCGGCTTGCTGACCCTGCGCAAATCGCCTATCGCGCGCAAGATCATCACGTTCAACCTGATCGCAATGATCCTGATGATCGCAGGTGTGCTTTACCTGAACCCGTCGCGTGACAACCTCGCGTTCCAAAGGGCCAATGGCCTCGTGAACGAAGCGGAACTCATCGCCGACGTACTCGAAGCGCGGATGCCGCTGACCGCGCCGGTGAATATGGTCACGGGTGACGGCATTGATGTCCTTGGGACACTGCTGGAAATGGACCTGCGCGGTGGCATCGAAGTATCGGTATTCGATCCGAACGCTATCCTTGTCGCCACGGCGACAGGTGCCAGCGGCGGATCATCCATCGACGGTCTGAACCGCAACGAAGGTGGCACCTTCATTACTGATATCCTCAGTTCGGCCTGGTCAAGCCTGCTAAGCGTCGTGGGTGCCGACAGCGCAGTGAACGGTGCCGGACTGCAACCGCGGCTAAACCCCGAAGACATTCTATCGGTCGTTGAAAACGGCACAAAGGTGCAATCGCTCAACTCTGCATCCGGCACGACATTTGTCGTTGCCACGCCGATCCGGCAAGGCACCAACACGGTCGGTGTCGTCGCGATTTCCAGTGCTGCGGGCGAACTTGACCGGCTTGTGCGGCACGAACGCGAACAGGTGTTGCGCCTGTTCATCGTCGGTATCCTTGTCAGCGTCGGCCTCAGCCTTGTGCTTGCATCGACCATCGCCAACCCGCTGGCTGACCTGTCCGCTGCGGCGGAACTCGGCCGTGACAAGAACGCGCGAAAGATGTCCCCGACCAAGGTGCGCATCCCCGACCTCACCGCCCGCCCTGATGAAATCGGGCGCCTGTCCGGCGCGCTGCGCGGCATGGTGCAGGCACTTTACGAACGAATCGAAGGCAACGAACAATTTGCCGCCGACGTCGCGCATGAAATCAAGAACCCGCTGGCGTCGCTACGCTCTGCTGTTGGCACGATGCGCGTCGCCAAGCGCGAGGATCAGCGCGAAAAGATGCTCGAAGTCATCGAACATGACGTCCGTCGCCTCGACCGGCTGGTCAGCGATATTTCCAACGCGTCGCGGCTCGACAGCGAGCTTGTGAAAGAGGAAGAAGAATCCTTTAACCTTCTGAAGATGCTGCAGAACATCAACGAATTCCTCGGCAAGGAAGCAGAATCCAAAGGCATCGACTATATCGCCGATCTGCCAAGCGAACCGATCCACGTCATGGGCCTTGAAGGGAGGCTGGCGCAGGTCTTTGTCAACCTGATCACCAACGCGATTTCCTTCTGCGAAGACGGGGATGCGATCCGCGTCTGGGCGCGTCGGCGCGAAAACCGCGTGCTGATCGTGGTCGAAGATACAGGCCCCGGCATCCCGAACGAGGCCCTGCAAAAGGTGTTCAAACGGTTCTATTCCGAACGCCCCGAACAGCAGTTTGGCAACAATTCCGGCCTTGGCCTCGCCATCTCCAAACAGATTGTCGAGGCGCATGGCGGCGTGATCTGGGCCGAAAACATCCGCCCGACAGAGGCTGACATGACATCGGAACCGCTGGGCGCGCGTTTCGTTGTCGGCCTGCCGGTCTAG
- a CDS encoding acyl-CoA dehydrogenase family protein — protein MAHDGQDMTMTTDVILPDLLDLTAKALPAVEATFEKAKASVRSRVTEGERVSNSLIEANQTATHGLAWFATYTESLRQMQKWAERLDAAGKFGETEHLIHQIIFGEYLWQMYGGIQMNQGEMVRLQDLGLAQDDMRDLMAPAVMTLTQSGNTQAARTRLCDLMQEHSANLTVGASGLDDELEMIREQFRRFSVDRVEPHAHEWHLKDELIPMEIISEMAELGVFGLTIPEEYGGFGLSKASMCVVSEELSRGYIGVGSLGTRSEIAAELIICGGTEEQKQKWLPSLASGETLPTAVFTEPNTGSDLGALRTKARKDGDDWIISGNKTWITHAARTHVMTVLARTIPDTDNYKGLSMFLAEKTPGTDAEPWQDAGISGGEIEVLGYRGMKEYTLNFDDFKVKGENLLGGVEGQGFKQLMQTFESARIQTAARAVGVAQSALDEGMAYAQTRNQFGKALINFPRVSGKLALMAAEIMVARQLTYFSAQEKDNDRRCDLEAGMAKLLGARVAWACADNALQIHGGNGFALEYKISRILCDARILNIFEGAAEIQAQVIARRLLDS, from the coding sequence ATGGCGCATGACGGACAGGATATGACAATGACCACTGATGTAATCCTGCCGGATCTACTGGACCTGACGGCCAAAGCCCTACCAGCCGTCGAAGCGACCTTTGAAAAAGCGAAGGCCTCTGTCAGATCACGCGTCACCGAAGGCGAGCGCGTTTCAAATAGCCTGATCGAGGCAAACCAGACTGCTACGCACGGTCTTGCTTGGTTTGCGACCTATACGGAATCCCTGCGTCAAATGCAGAAATGGGCCGAACGGCTGGATGCAGCGGGCAAGTTCGGGGAAACCGAACATCTGATCCACCAGATCATCTTTGGTGAATACCTCTGGCAGATGTATGGCGGCATCCAGATGAACCAGGGTGAAATGGTGCGCCTGCAAGACCTTGGGCTGGCTCAGGACGACATGCGCGATCTGATGGCCCCTGCTGTCATGACGCTGACGCAGTCGGGCAACACGCAGGCCGCACGCACGCGGCTTTGCGATCTGATGCAAGAGCATTCGGCAAACCTGACCGTCGGTGCGTCCGGTCTGGACGACGAACTGGAGATGATCCGCGAACAGTTCCGCCGCTTCAGCGTGGACCGGGTCGAACCACACGCGCATGAATGGCACCTGAAAGACGAACTGATCCCGATGGAGATCATTTCCGAAATGGCGGAACTTGGTGTGTTCGGCCTGACGATCCCCGAAGAATACGGTGGTTTCGGCCTGTCCAAGGCATCAATGTGCGTCGTGTCCGAGGAACTGTCGCGCGGGTATATCGGTGTTGGTTCGCTTGGCACCCGGTCCGAAATCGCAGCAGAGCTGATTATCTGCGGAGGCACCGAAGAGCAGAAACAGAAATGGCTGCCATCGTTGGCATCGGGTGAGACCTTGCCGACGGCGGTCTTTACCGAACCGAACACGGGGTCCGATCTGGGTGCACTGCGCACGAAGGCACGCAAGGATGGCGACGATTGGATCATTTCCGGCAACAAAACATGGATCACGCACGCGGCCCGCACGCACGTCATGACCGTGCTGGCCCGCACCATTCCTGACACGGACAATTACAAGGGACTGTCGATGTTCCTGGCGGAAAAGACGCCCGGCACAGATGCGGAACCCTGGCAGGACGCCGGCATTTCCGGCGGCGAGATCGAAGTGCTCGGCTATCGCGGCATGAAGGAATACACGCTGAACTTCGACGATTTCAAAGTGAAGGGCGAAAACCTTCTTGGCGGTGTCGAAGGCCAGGGGTTCAAGCAACTGATGCAGACATTCGAGTCCGCGCGCATCCAGACCGCTGCACGGGCTGTTGGTGTCGCGCAGTCCGCGTTGGATGAAGGCATGGCTTATGCTCAGACACGCAACCAGTTCGGCAAGGCGCTGATCAACTTCCCACGTGTATCGGGCAAACTCGCCCTCATGGCGGCCGAGATCATGGTGGCACGGCAGCTGACGTATTTCTCGGCACAGGAAAAAGACAACGACCGTCGATGCGACCTTGAAGCGGGCATGGCAAAACTGCTTGGTGCGCGGGTGGCGTGGGCCTGTGCGGACAACGCGTTGCAGATCCACGGCGGCAATGGTTTCGCGCTGGAATACAAGATCAGCCGCATCCTGTGTGACGCGCGGATCCTGAATATTTTCGAAGGCGCGGCCGAAATTCAGGCGCAGGTGATCGCAAGGCGCTTGCTAGATAGCTGA